The following proteins are encoded in a genomic region of Chloroflexota bacterium:
- a CDS encoding four helix bundle protein: MLYKDLIVWQKSHALTLKTIKAIDQVKRSYAGETVAKQLLRAVTSIGANIAEGYGRHEGKGYARFLEIAYGSANEVDNWLTVLRDAGLLQETTASELLQDNEEILKMLSTMIRRIRE, translated from the coding sequence GTGCTGTACAAAGATCTAATCGTTTGGCAGAAATCACATGCCCTGACGCTCAAGACTATCAAGGCTATCGATCAGGTTAAACGCTCTTATGCAGGGGAAACAGTGGCCAAGCAGTTGCTTCGGGCTGTCACCTCTATTGGAGCCAACATTGCCGAGGGCTATGGCCGCCATGAGGGAAAGGGGTACGCTAGGTTCCTGGAAATCGCCTATGGCTCTGCTAACGAAGTTGATAACTGGCTCACTGTGCTGCGAGACGCCGGGTTACTGCAGGAGACAACTGCCTCAGAACTGCTTCAGGACAATGAGGAAATCCTGAAAATGCTGTCCACGATGATACGGAGGATTAGGGAATAG